From a region of the Sesamum indicum cultivar Zhongzhi No. 13 linkage group LG3, S_indicum_v1.0, whole genome shotgun sequence genome:
- the LOC105157272 gene encoding transcription termination factor 4, mitochondrial (The sequence of the model RefSeq protein was modified relative to this genomic sequence to represent the inferred CDS: added 21 bases not found in genome assembly) has protein sequence MLQYPAFMTQYPWSTRVIPTSYLLPAQWPQPQNDELLLAMEESEYEDKCNEIRKANSNIIIIGKTTVDNDKEDFDNDADDDDADNAEESEGDEFEQETG, from the exons ATGACCCAGTACCCATGGTCGACCCGGGTCATTCCGACGTCGTATCTGCTTCCGGCGCAGTGGCCCCAGCCACAGAACGACGAGCTCCTCCTCGCCATGGAAGAATCCGAGTACGAAGACAAG TGCAATGAAATCAGAAAGGCGAATAGCAACATAATCATTATTGGGAAAACCACTGTTGATAACGATAAAGAAGATTTTGATAATGATgccgatgatgatgatgctgaCAATGCAGAGGAGTCCGAAGGTGATGAATTTGAGCAGGAAACCGGTTGA
- the LOC105157466 gene encoding ferric reduction oxidase 8, mitochondrial: MRQMSCLVLKLLLILILAGWLSLWVLKPTEFWTRKWKKAEEKSTASVFGYNGLDFVVYTFPVIAMAIIGFIYLELKQKEPRTRQRRRSSIFTSFSSPLFVNQYVGILSGAHILASSLFIIFLVWTFYARVSNDFKKMTPVKSFKLSLWQYKLFRMATRCGLLAEACLALLLLPVLRGMSVFRLLGIQFEGSVRYHTWLGTAMVFFATLHGVGTFFIWGMKHRIQDEMWKWQRKGRIYLAGEIALITALIIWITSLPQIRRNRFHLFYYTHHLYIVFLVLFLFHGGDRHFYMVFPGVFLFALDKLLRIIQSRPVTCVLSARVFPCKAIELTLPKDPRLKYTPASVIFLKIPSISKIQWHPFSITSTCSIDEHTISVIVKCEGEWTSSLYDIIHDELDTEADQRKCIPVAVEGPYGPASPDFVRYNNLLLVAGGIGITPFVSIVREISSNYSRSGYPHRIQLIYAVRKFQDVCLLDPILPHLLNVEQFHIKLKVFVTREIETGTTLREVLDKIPDTRTTYFSTTCSSYTTYGPERFLWMAAIAMVSSITFLLLLVGFNHSVTPPAKKRSEQKNSSSQVDLLLLCSFAIAITCSTLLAIMIRWKRVKRELQSFTDKQNKTTKQCSLRASRELDEHEIHFGGRPNFRDIFSDFTSETGGSDIGVLVCGPEPMKESVASACRLALVSQKNAKGKRSNFSFHSLNFTL, encoded by the exons ATGAGACAGATGTCCTGTTTGGTACTGAAGCTACTACTGATCTTGATACTTGCTGGTTGGTTATCTCTTTGGGTTCTCAAGCCAACTGAATTCTGGACAAGGAAATGGAAGAAAGCCGAAGAAAAGTCAACGGCTTCCGTTTTTGGCTATAACG GTCTTGATTTTGTTGTCTACACTTTTCCTGTAATTGCTATGGCGATAATCGGCTTTATCTACTTAGAACTCAAACAAAAAGAACCGAGAACCAG GcagagaagaagaagcagcATATTCACTTCTTTCTCTAGTCCACTTTTTGTGAATCAGTACGTAGGTATTTTGTCAGGAGCACATATTCTTGCGTCGTCTCTATTTATCATCTTTCTAGTTTGGACGTTCTATGCCCGTGTTTCTAACGATTTCAAGAAGATGACACCAGTCAAATCATTCAAACTGAGTCT ATGGCAATACAAGTTATTCCGAATGGCTACACGCTGTGGTTTGTTAGCCGAAGCTTGCCTTGCTCTGCTACTTCTGCCTGTGCTTCGAGGGATGTCCGTTTTTCGGTTGCTTGGCATCCAGTTTGAAGGCTCGGTCAGATACCATACTTGGCTTGGAACTGCAATGGTATTTTTTGCAACTTTACATGGTGTGGGAACCTTCTTTATCTGGGGAATGAAACATAGAATCCAAGACGAG ATGTGGAAGTGGCAGAGAAAAGGGCGAATATACCTTGCTGGAGAAATAGCTCTTATAACAGCTCTCATCATTTGGATCACATCGCTTCCACAGATTCGGAGGAACCGATTTCACCTCTTCTATTACACACATCACCTTTACATAGTCTTCCTCGTACTCTTCTTGTTCCATGGAGGAGACCGCCATTTTTACATGGTTTTTCCTGGAGTTTTCCTCTTTGCACTGGATAAACTGCTCCGCATCATACAGTCTAGGCCAGTAACATGCGTTCTTTCTGCTCGTGTCTTCCCGTGCAAAGCCATAGAACTGACTCTGCCGAAGGATCCAA GGTTGAAGTATACACCAGCAAGTGTGATCTTTTTGAAAATACCAAGCATCTCCAAGATTCAGTGGCATCCATTCAGTATAACTTCTACCTGCAGCATCGATGAGCATACGATCTCAGTCATTGTAAAATGTGAGGGAGAATGGACGAGTTCCCTCTATGACATAATTCATGATGAACTGGACACAGAAGCCGATCAGAGGAAGTGTATTCCAGTAGCTGTAGAAGGTCCATACGGGCCGGCATCACCGGATTTTGTAAG GTACAACAATCTGCTCCTCGTTGCTGGAGGAATTGGGATAACTCCTTTTGTGAGCATCGTGAGGGAAATCAGCTCCAACTACAGCAGAAGTGGATATCCACACAGAATACAACTTATCTATGCCGTAAGAAAGTTCCAAGATGTCTGTTTGCTGGATCCGATTCTTCCTCATCTTCTAAATGTCGAGCAATTTCACATAAAACTGAAAGTATTCGTGACTCGTGAAATCGAAACTGGCACAACGCTAAGAGAAGTACTCGACAAAATCCCTGACACAAGAACAACATATTTTAGCACAACATGCAGCAGTTATACAACATATGGACCTGAAAGATTCCTATGGATGGCTGCTATTGCAATGGTTTCTTCGATCACATTCCTCCTCTTGCTTGTCGGTTTTAACCATTCCGTTACCCCACCGGCCAAGAAACGCTCAGAACAAAAGAATTCATCATCACAAGTTGATCTCCTTCTTCTGTGTTCATTTGCTATAGCAATTACATGTAGCACTTTACTAGCTATTATGATAAGGTGGAAACGAGTAAAGAGAGAGCTTCAGTCATTTACTgataaacaaaacaaaactaCAAAGCAATGTTCACTTCGAGCCAGTCGAGAACTTGATGAACATGAAATCCATTTCGGAGGAAGACCAAATTTTCGAG ATATATTCTCGGATTTCACAAGTGAAACGGGGGGATCGGATATAGGTGTGTTGGTCTGTGGACCTGAACCAATGAAGGAGTCTGTGGCTTCAGCATGCAGACTAGCTCTAGTTTCACAGAAGAATGCTAAGGGAAA GAGATCAAACTTCAGTTTTCACTCCTTAAATTTTACACTGTAG
- the LOC105157270 gene encoding L-type lectin-domain containing receptor kinase S.1 produces MLAPVLFILLLQLALPASALEFIFNSFAAGTAANLTLTDDARLVPPVIRLTNDSNQFSLGRAFYPARIPFKPSNSSNITTSFSTQFVFSILPEISTSPGFGLAFVISNSTSPPDALAGQYFGLFSGARTPSVAPLLAIEFDTGRNPEFNDPDGNHVGIDLNNIESVTTETAGYYNSTGTLVPVDMRNGQNIHAWIEFNGPENEINVTIAPAGMPRPTRTMLSYKNPTIANYLGPEMFVGFSASKTQWVEAQRVLAWSFSDVGIARDINTTGLPVFMLESSGSSSLSAGAAAGIAVGCLVAVVVMCCLVYWFWWKRRRENEEDDGIEDWEMEYWPHRYSYEELSVATKGFSSEELLGSGGFGKVYKGTLANNMEVAVKCVNHDSKQGLREFMAEISSMGRLQHKNLVQMRGWCRKGNELMLVYDYMPNGSLNKWIFDKPNNLLDWEGRKRVLVDVAEGLNYLHHGWDQVVVHRDIKSSNVLLDSDMRGRLGDFGLAKLYTHGEVPNTTRVVGTLGYLAPEVVTLAAPTAASDVYSFGVVVLEVVCGRRPIDTAVASEDEEVLIDWVRQKYVDGRLLEVADERIKGEYEVEEVEAVLKLGLSCCHPDLSRRPTMRDVTAILLGEHAAMEPKELLSELTPTTSFVDGGEGGDNEQEKETKPEEQV; encoded by the coding sequence ATGTTGGCTCCGGTACTGTTCATCCTGCTCCTCCAGTTGGCTCTTCCAGCTTCAGCTCTCGAATTCATCTTCAACTCCTTCGCCGCTGGCACCGCAGCTAATCTCACACTCACCGACGATGCCCGCCTCGTGCCGCCGGTGATCCGCCTGACCAATGATTCCAACCAGTTCTCGCTTGGTCGTGCCTTTTACCCCGCTAGAATCCCGTTCAAGCCCTCCAATTCCAGCAACATTACCACCTCGTTTTCAACTCAGTTCGTGTTCTCGATCCTGCCCGAGATCTCCACCAGTCCGGGTTTCGGGCTCGCCTTCGTCATTTCCAACTCCACTTCCCCGCCCGACGCGCTTGCGGGTCAGTATTTTGGGCTTTTCTCCGGCGCCAGGACGCCGTCCGTGGCTCCACTTTTGGCAATCGAATTCGATACTGGTCGGAACCCGGAATTCAATGACCCCGATGGAAACCATGTGGGCATCGACCTCAACAATATTGAATCCGTGACCACGGAAACAGCTGGGTATTACAATAGTACTGGCACTCTTGTACCTGTTGATATGAGAAATGGGCAGAACATTCATGCCTGGATTGAGTTCAACGGCCCGGAGAATGAAATCAATGTGACAATTGCTCCAGCTGGAATGCCCCGACCCACGAGGACTATGTTGTCATACAAGAATCCAACGATCGCAAATTATTTGGGGCCAGAGATGTTTGTCGGATTTTCAGCTTCCAAGACTCAATGGGTTGAGGCACAGAGAGTCTTGGCTTGGAGTTTTAGTGATGTTGGGATTGCAAGGGACATAAACACGACGGGTTTACCCGTTTTCATGTTAGAGAGTTCGGGTTCGTCTTCGTTGTCCGCAGGCGCAGCTGCAGGGATTGCAGTTGGTTGCTTGGTGGCCGTAGTCGTCATGTGTTGTTTGGTGTACTGGTTTTGGTGGAAAAGGAGAAGGGAAAACGAAGAAGATGATGGGATTGAGGATTGGGAGATGGAGTATTGGCCTCATAGGTATTCTTATGAGGAGCTTAGTGTGGCTACAAAGGGATTTTCGAGTGAAGAGTTGCTTGGCTCTGGTGGATTTGGCAAAGTCTACAAAGGGACACTAGCTAATAACATGGAGGTGGCGGTGAAATGCGTTAACCACGACTCTAAACAGGGGTTAAGGGAGTTTATGGCTGAGATTTCAAGTATGGGGAGGCTGCAGCACAAGAACTTAGTGCAAATGAGAGGGTGGTGTAGAAAAGGGAATGAGTTGATGCTCGTTTATGATTACATGCCTAACGGTAGTCTTAACAAGTGGATTTTTGATAAGCCGAATAACCTTTTGGATTGGGAAGGGAGGAAGAGAGTCTTGGTGGATGTTGCCGAGGGCTTGAACTATCTACATCACGGTTGGGATCAGGTGGTTGTTCATAGGGACATTAAGTCAAGCAATGTATTGTTGGATAGTGACATGCGGGGGAGGTTGGGCGATTTTGGCCTAGCAAAGTTGTATACACATGGAGAGGTGCCAAACACGACTCGGGTCGTGGGCACGTTGGGGTACTTGGCACCGGAGGTGGTTACGTTGGCTGCACCGACCGCGGCTAGTGATGTTTATAGCTTTGGGGTGGTGGTGTTGGAAGTGGTGTGCGGGCGGAGGCCGATTGATACGGCGGTGGCGAGCGAGGATGAGGAAGTGTTGATCGATTGGGTCAGGCAAAAATATGTAGATGGAAGGCTACTAGAGGTGGCTGATGAGAGGATCAAGGGGGAGTATGAGGTGGAGGAGGTGGAGGCAGTATTGAAACTCGGTTTGTCTTGTTGCCATCCAGACCTTTCCCGTCGGCCTACAATGAGGGATGTTACGGCAATTTTGTTAGGTGAGCATGCAGCGATGGAGCCAAAGGAGTTGTTGTCAGAATTGACGCCGACGACTAGCTTCGTTGATGGAGGTGAAGGTGGTGATAATGAACAAGAGAAGGAGACTAAGCCTGAAGAGCAGGTGTGA
- the LOC105157271 gene encoding uncharacterized protein LOC105157271: MNQKLNSTIKFLYSYGGKIVPRSSDGKLRYVGGYTRVLSVDRSITYAELMVKFGESSGSSVSLKCKLPSEDLDVLVSVKSDEDLRSVMEEYERESPDAKIRAVLFPSNCTKKVSPPSSPMSCFDFPSAPLPPRVKAPSAACYYAAQPYVGSHRCSLPAVGYPVTTGKYRCYESRSPRHFHHVPQRNNSH, translated from the exons ATGAACCAGAAATTGAACTCTACCATCAAGTTCCTCTACAGCTACGGTGGTAAGATCGTGCCCCGCTCCTCTGACGGCAAGCTCCGATACGTCGGCGGGTACACCCGTGTCCTATCCGTCGATCGTTCTATTACATATGCAG AGCTGATGGTGAAATTTGGGGAATCGAGTGGATCCTCCGTGAGTTTGAAGTGTAAGCTACCGAGCGAAGATCTGGATGTTTTGGTTTCAGTCAAATCAGATGAAGATCTTCGGAGTGTGATGGAAGAGTACGAGAGAGAGTCTCCGGATGCGAAAATTAGAGCTGTGCTTTTTCCGAGCAATTGCACGAAGAAAGTTTCTCCGCCGTCGTCTCCTATGTCGTGCTTCGATTTCCCGTCCGCTCCGCTGCCTCCACGCGTAAAAGCTCCCTCAGCTGCATGCTATTACGCAGCTCAACCATATGTTGGTTCACACCGTTGTTCACTTCCGGCCGTTGGATACCCTGTCACCACCGGAAAATACCGTTGCTATGAGTCAAGAAGTCCGAGGCATTTCCACCATGTGCCCCAGCGGAATAATTCCCATTAG